One Maribacter sp. HTCC2170 genomic window, GTTAGGGCTTGTAGACCTTGGCTCAACTCCTGTTAACGGCCATGAAGATGTAGATTCTGAAAACCATTGCAATGTTGAGGGTTGCCTAATGAGAGCTGAATTACAATTTGGCGCAGGAATGAAAAAAATGCTTGAAAAAAGAGCTTCCAAAGGATTCGCCGATGCACCTGGACTGGATCCTGAGTGCATATTGGACCTTCAAACCAATGGCGGCAGGTAATAGCTAAGGAATATTCAAATATTTATGAGTCTGCAATGATACTTTCCATTTAGGGTTCTTCATTACATACTCAACTATCATTGGCACAACCTTATCACGAACACTCCATTCTGGCTGCAAATACAAAATACAATTCTTGCCTACCTGAGCTGCCTGTTCTTCTGCAAAAATCAAATCATGTTTATTATAGACAATTACTTTGAGCTCGTGGGCCTTTTCATATATAAGACCAGACGGAAGTTTGTTCTTTTTTGGAGAGAGACAGATCCAATCCCAATCACCAGTAAGTTTATAAGCTCCAGAAGTCTCTATATGAGTATTTATATTTTTTGATTTCAACGCCTGCGTTAAAGGCCCCATGTCCCAAGTTAGGGGTTCACCCCCAGTTACAACAATGGTATCTGAATAAACGGCGGCATTAACTACAATACTTTTTATGTCTGTAGGCGGATGTGTCTCTGCATCCCAACTTTCTTTTACATCGCACCAGTGACACCCTACGTCGCAACCACCAACCCTTACAAAGTATGCAGCCGTACCTTTATGGTAACCTTCCCCTTGAATGGTATAAAATTCTTCCATTAACGGAAGCATCAATCCTTTGTCTACCAATGCTAAAACTTCCTCATTTGCCATTTGGCAAAGATAGTACTTAGTATTCGTTTTATTGTTGCCTAAAAATGCCCTATTTTTATCAAAAATTAGACCTCATGAGCTCCAAAGAAGAATTTTTCGCACATATAGAAAAAGGGTATACCACAAAGGGCGATTTCATAACAATGGGCGCTGCAATGTTAGATGGTGAAGCCGTTAGCAATGCGCTTGTAAAAGTCCCCCTAAAAACCCTAAATCGTCATGGCTTGATCGCGGGTGCTACAGGGACAGGTAAAACAAAGACCCTTCAGATTATTGCAGAAAATTTATCTGATAAAGGAATTCCGGTATTGCTTATGGACCTCAAAGGTGATTTAAGTGGTATTGCAGAACCTAGTCCAGGCCATCCTAAAATTGATGAGCGTCATGAGAAAATAGGGATCCCTTTTGAGCCGAAGAATTTTCCGGTGGAAATACTTTCACTGTCGGAACAAGACGGGGTGAAATTGAGGGCTACGGTTTCAGAATTTGGACCAGTTTTACTATCAAGAATTCTTGATCTGACAGAAACTCAAGAAGGAATCGTCGCTGTGGTCTTCAAGTATTGTGATGATAATAAGCTACCTCTATTAGATCTTAAAGATTTTAAAAAAGTACTTCAATACGCAACAGGAACTGGCAAAAAGGAATTCACTAAGGATTATGGGCGAATTTCAACCAGTTCTACTGGAACCATCTTAAGAAAAATCATTGAAATGGAACAACAAGGAGCAGATTTGTTCTTTGGTGAAAAATCTTTTGAGGTTGATGACCTTACCAGAATTGATGAAAATGGTAGAGGATATATAAACATCATTCGTCTTACCGACATTCAAGACCGTCCTAAGTTATTCTCAACTTTTATGTTGAGCCTTTTGGCCGAAATATATTCAACATTCCCTGAACAAGGTGACAGTGATAAACCTGAACTGATATTATTCATTGATGAGGCACATTTAATATTCAAAGAAGCCTCGAGAGCGTTGTTGGATCAAATTGAAAGTATTGTAAAATTAATACGTTCTAAGGGTATTGGATTGTATTTCGTTACCCAAAACCCAACCGATGTTCCCAATGAAGTACTCGCACAATTAGGGCTTAAAGTTCAGCACGCGTTGAGGGCATTTACCGCCCGGGACAGAAAAGCTATTAAATTGACCGCTGAGAACTATCCGCTTTCAGATTATTATGACACCAAAGAAGTATTGACATCTCTAGGAATAGGTGAGGCATTGATTTCGGCTTTGGACGAAAAAGGCCGCCCCACTCCTTTGGCAGCTACATTGTTACGTGCTCCAATGAGCCGCATGGATGTTCTTACCGATAGTGAGCTAAGGTCTGTAATTAAAAGCTCTAATCTCGTAGGCAAATACAATAAAGTCATTGATAGGGAAAGTGCTTATGAAATTCTCAATGAAAAAATAGAGAAAGCTGAAAAAGAGGCTGAAAAAGAACGGAATAAACCAAAAAGTAGAAAAAGAACATCCTCTCGAAGAAGTACAAGACAAAATCCAGTCATCAAGGTATTAACTAGTGCCACCTTCATAAGAGGTGTTTTAGGAGTATTAAAAAAAGTAATGCGATAATAAATATGAAGAAGGTATATGCGGTTATAGCGGTATTTGCTATTGCTTTATTGACTCAATGTAGTAAAGAAAAAGACACAACTTTTTTGATTACCAACAACAGCGTTGGTAAACTTGACAAAATAAGTTTAGTGCGGGATCTGGAGGTAATCTACGATCAAGATTCGATTGTAAAAGATACAATGAAGCTGGCCTTGGGTTTTGGAGCCAGAAGCATAAATGTCTATGAGAAAAGTGGCAGTCATCTTTTGACCTTAACACCAAGTACAGATAGTATTCCCAAAGTGCAGAATGTTAGGATTAATGATTCAAGGTTCAAAACAGAAAAAGGGGTAGGTTTAAACAGTACGTTTAAGGATATCAAAGAAAAATACTCAATAAAAAAAATCATAACATCGATTAACAATATTGTAATCTTCGTTAAGGATTCTGACGTGTATTTTACGATTGACAAGAGTGAATTACCGGCAAGTCTTCGCTATGTTTCAAGTCCAAGTATAGATGCCGTTCAAGTACCGGATGAGGCGAAAATAAAATATTTGATGGTTGGTTGGGATTAACCAACTAAATGCTTTGCTTGTAGTTTTTCCTGTTTCTCATGATTACATCACTATAGTCGTTGACCCATTCAGTAAGTTCAATCAATTTTTGCAGGTAGGAATGGCCAAAATCTGTAAGTCCATATTCAACGCGTACAGGAACCTCGGGATACATCTTCCTAAAAATATAACCATCAGCCTCTAAGTTTTTTAAGCGTTCACTCAGAACTTTGCTTGAAATACCATACACATATTTCTTTAACTTATTGAAACGTATTACTGGAAAATAACCCAAATACAGGATTATGAGAATACTCCACTTATCAGAAGCCAAGGCCATAACATCCCTAATTGGACAATATTCTTCAAATTTTGGATCAAGATGTCCAAACATTTTTTTTATTTTTTTTGCAACCTTAACCTTTTGATTCTCAGTGATAGTTTCCATTTGCATACCTTGTGACCTTTTTTACACCTAACAAAAAATTGGTGTAATATTCTTATTTTTGGTATTAATTTAATACTAAGTTACAAAAAGTAACTTCATTATAAAATGAAAAGAACACTTAACAAATTAGTTCCACTGGCTTTCGGGGCCTTTTTTAACCTAATCGCCCTCTTTTCAAGAAAACAAGCTGCAAAAAAAGCCTTTAATCTATTTTGCACTCCTAGAAAAGGAAAAGTAAGACCGGAGCAACAAGAATTCCTTGAACAAGCCAAAAGTCAAAGGATAAAGGTTAAAGATTTAGAGTTACAGGCCTACGAATGGAAAGGCTCTAATGAAACTGTTCTGCTTTTACATGGTTGGGAAAGCAATGCTTTTCGATGGAGAAACCTAATATCATACTTGAATAATGAGGACTACAACATCGTAGCTTTTGACGCCCCTGCCCATGGTAATTCTACAGGTACAATTCTAAATGTACCGTTATATACCGAATGTACTGAGGCAATCGTTGATTACTATAAACCTCAAATAGTAATCGGACATTCCGTTGGTGGTATGAACACATTGTATCACCATGAAAAATATCCCAATGACCAGATAAAAAAAATAGTAACGATTGGATCACCTTCCAAGCTTCAGGATATAATGGAACACTATCAACAGCTACTAAAATTCAACGATAGTGTTTTTAGTGCACTAGATGACTATTTCAAAGATTATTTCGGATTTAGAATACATGAGTTTTCCACTTCAACATTTACGGGGCATTTATCAAAAAGAGGGCTTGTAATTCATGATGAGGAAGATAGCATTGCTCCTTTCAAAGCTTCTGAAAGTGTACATGCAAACTGGGAGAATAGCACTTTTTACAAAACCAAGGGGTTAGGCCATTCTATGCATCAAGGCAATGTGAATCTAGAGATAATGAGGTTTCTTAAATCATAGAAAAGATCTACTTTTAAGCAAACTTTCAGTTATGCCAGAAGTATCTCCTTTTCACATTGCCATTCCTGTTCACAATCTATCTGAATGCCGTAAATTTTATGGTGAAATTCTTGGCTGCGAAGAAGGTCGAAGTAGCGATCATTGGGTAGATTTTAATCTGTTCGGACATCAATTGGTGATACATTATAAACCAAAAACCAACGAAGAACTGCACACGAACCCTGTAGACGGAAAAAACGTTCCTGTACCTCATTATGGTGTGGTTCTGCCATGGGACACCTTTCAAACTTTTTCAACCGAGTTGAAGTCTAAAGGAATCAATTTCGTAATTGAGCCATATATAAGATTTGAGGGCCAAGTAGGGGAACAAGCCACAATGTTCTTTCTAGATCCTGCAGGAAACGCATTGGAATTCAAAGCTTTCAAAGATATGGGGCAATTATTTGCCAAATAAGTTATTGAGACCATACAGTTGGCACCCTATCCCATCTATGCCCTCTCAATTTTTCGAATAATGCTTCTGAAATACCTTTACCATCGCTTATAGCAGTATTGGCCAAAACATTACGTTCTTTTCGCATACCGGGAATCATGGTGCTTACCGCTTTATTCATTGTGATAAAACGTAAAGCCATTTCGGCCATTGTCATTCCTTCAGGAATTAACGGTCGTAAGGCATCGGCCTTTTCAACACTTGAATTTAAATTTTCTGGAACAAAATAAGTACCCCTCCAATCACCTTCGGGGAAAGTGGTTTCTTTAGTTATATTTCCTGTTAAAGTGCCTTCATCAAAAGGAACCCTTCCAATCACGGCAATATCCATTTCATTACACAAGGGAAATAGTTTGTCTTCTGGAGCTTGGTCAAAAATATTATAGATAACCTGAACCGCATCCAACATTCCAGTTTTAAGGGCCTCAATGCCATTTTCTGGTTCCCAACGATTCATACTTATACCCATAGAAGCTATTTTTCCTGCCTCCTTTAATTCCTCAATTGCTCGCTGCCATTCTTCCCTTTCTGTCCACACATCGTCCCAAGTATGCAATTGCATCAAATCTATCTGTTCCAAACCTAAATTCTGCAAAGTTTTATCGGTGTACTCAATAATATGCCCAATGGGATAAGAATCTTCAAATTTATATTCGGGTTTTGCAGGCCATTTAAAATTCTTAGGCGGAATTTTACTTGCGGTATACAATTTTTTGTTGACATGTCTACGTACTAATTGCCCTAACAATTTCTCACTGTGACCCTCACCATAACCCCAGGCAGTATCGAAAAAATTAACTCCATTTTCAACAGCTAAATCAAGTGATTTTGCGGATTGCACATCATCAGACTCTTTCCATCCACCCATGCCCCACATACCATAACCAATTTCGCTTACCTGCCAATCTGTTCTTCCGAACCGTCTATAAATCATACTAATTTTTTTTATTCCTAAACTTCTCTCTAAACCAAATAAATACACCATAAAGAAGTCCAAATACCACGCCTTCAAGAATTTCTCGAAGAATAATATCATTCGTATACTCCTTCTCCAATATCAATGAAATCCCAACATAGAGTATCACTGCAGCCAATACTTGTAATACCAATCTTTTAATACTCATATATTTAATATTGATGAAATGCCTGTGAAACAAACTCTAAGACCTTGGGCAAAGACTCTCTCCAGTAGGTCCAACTATGGGCCCCATTACGAACGCGATATTCATGTGGAATATCTTTCTTTTTCATAGCAATATGTACCAAACTATTACCTTCAAACAAGAAATCGTCATCTCCACAATCTATATACCAACGAACAGATTTTATTTTCTCAACAGCAACACTTTCTACTAGATTGAGCGCATCGTAATTTTTCATATAAGATTTTATTTCAGCATCTGTATATTTTTCACCTCTTCTTTCACCTTGCCGTTTCATGTTTTCTTTAGTCAAAGGGCCAACGTAAGCGCTTAAAGGGCAAGCTGAGGAAAACAGTTCCGGGTGTCGAAGTGCATACATAAAGGATCCTCCTCCTCCCATTGAAAGTCCCGCTACTGCACGATATTTTTTTTCACTTTTGATACGATATTTCTTTTCCACATGAGGCATAAATTCCTCAAAGAAAAAATCTTCATATTTCCAATCACCTACATTGAAATACCCCATACGACCAGTATCGGCATCTGGCATTACAATTATCATAGGCGTTGCAGTGCCGTCTTTTATCGCATTATCAGTAATTCTCAACACCTCGCCGAACTGTACCCAACCCGTGTGGTCGTCAGTCGCTCCATGCAACAAATACATAACTGGGTAACTACGTTCCGAAGTTTCATAATCCGGAGGAAGGTACACAGCATACTTTCTTTCACCATCCAATATTTTACTGGTCATTGACAAATTATCGTACACCTTGCCTGTCTGTGCCAAACAGGATATTAAAAACCCAAAAATGAAAGTTAGCGTAAAGAGTAATTTTCTCATATATTAATGATTGTTATATTCTTAATTTAAGAACATACAAGTTAATGAAATGTGCTCAGAAATTTGAGTTATATTCTTGCAAAGAATACGCAAATCTTGAAATATTTGAAGTAGTTATCCTATTGCAAAACCTCTTTTGCGCACCCAAAAGAATGCGAAGATCATATTAGGCACCCAGCAAAGCCATGCTACAATTCGGTAGGCGATGGCAAAATCCTCGAAAATAATGTTCAAAATGGGCAACCAAATTCTCAAGGTCACGGCTGCAAAACAGGCGGCATAGGAGTAGATCATAAAACCTTTATGTAAAGTAATATCCTTATTTCGGACTGCTGTATATGCCTTAATTGTAGTGAAGAGCCATAATAATCCCAAACAAATAAAACCAAGGGAGGCGATAATCCCACCTGTTGCATAGAATGCAATATACACCCCACAAATTCCGCTTATCAGAACGGAAATAATGTACAGTTTACCAACATTCCTGTGCATTTTCAGATTGACTTTTCTTAGTTTTTTACTGAATTGCGCCCAACCGATAAAAAGCGCCAATCCCCCGAGTAAAATATGCCCGTAAAACCCAATATTCCATAGTGTATTTGCAAGCAATTCAGGTGATTTAGAGCCTAAAAGCCCAAACTGTCTGTCAATAAAAAAATAAATAAGCGGATATAATCCTACTGCTACCGCCAATACCACAAATACCAGCCAAGAAACCTTATTGGACTTATTCTTCATTTCCTACTATTTATATCTCCAACTTGTTAAATCTGCCCCTTTGGGTGCGCTTTCTGCTATACGCTTCATTATTTTTGGAACATACATTGAATTATAACGCATTCGACTTATGGCGTTGGGTTGGTCTGGGTCACCATTCCAACAATGTTCGTCCCTATCACCATAAGTGACCTCACCACCATAATACGGCTCAGTGGTACTCTCTAAAAAGTCTTCCATTAAATAAACCGCATTATTAAGGTAATAGTTGTCCATATCGCCACAATAGATATGTATTTTTCCTTTTAGATTATCGCCTAACTTATCCCAATCCCTTTCTAAAATATGTCTTAAATCAAAATTCTCTTTCCAATATTCAGCGACTTTATGGTCAATATCCCCGCTCATTTTATCCCAAAGTCGTACAGGATAACCATCTTCCCCTTGAGGAGAATAGGTTGCTTCCCATATATCCCATTGTTGTCCAGATCTAGATTTGTCGCCCAGCACCAATTCCAAATGATTACCCTGTCGCAATGTAGATTGAATTTGCCCCAGATAATCACGGTGTGATGGAACTTCAAGCTTTTTATGACCGCTATCGTAATAATAGGCATTCTCATCCTCATAAATATTAGTAAGGCAATATGCCCTAAAATCTATTGGGTCGGGACAAGCCGCAAAGCAACCATTGTATTCTTCAGGGTATTTGACCTGTACGGCCAATGCTTCCCAACCACCTGTTGAACCACCATATAAAAAACGTGACCACCCTTCTCCCATTCCTCGAAATTGCTTCTCAATCTCTGGAATCAATTCGTAAGTAATGGCGTCACCATAGGGTCCTTGGCTGGCAGAATTAACTGCATAAGAATCATCATAATACGGAGTAGGGTGTTGAATCTCAATAATCAGGAACCTCGGAAAATCAGGTTCATTCCATCGTTTATAAAAATCGTATGATTCCTGCTCCTGGATTATGTTATAACCTTCCATACTAAAACGAGCCGAGTACTCTGGTTTCATATTTGGATCAGGTGGTGTGGTTCTAAAACCGCCAAAATCTGATGGAAAATGACCATGAAAAACCATCAAAGGATATTTGGCCTCAGGATGCTCATTAAACCCTTTGGGCAATAACACATGTGCGCCCAAGAATACATCCCTACCCCAAAACTCCGATAGTTTTTCTGATTTAACTTTTATGTGTTTTATCCACTCAGTATCCTTGGGTTCTTCTATTGGTGGAATTGCCTCATCCATAACAACCTCTACATTATGAATACCGCTTTCAGTTACTGTAATCTTGAATGGTTTGCTGTACAAGTTTCCAGGCGACCTGTTCCATTGTTGCCCTTCGCCATTATCCATTGGCAATTTCACCGTATGACCGGTAGAAAGGTCAAAGGTTTCGTAAACATGCAATAAGGCCTGTACATTATACTCTCCCGGAGGCACATCTTTGAGTGATGCATATGGATAACCAAATACTGAATCGTCAAAAGTTATAGATTCTCCAGCTTTCATATTATCTACATTCATTCCAAAAATCAGTTGGGTGTTTAATCCATCATTAATTTGAAAACGCGGTTCCTTTTCGTCATTATTGGACAACATTAATAGTAGGCGCCCATCTAATTCCTCTACATTCACACTTTCTGAGAAAGAAATGGCAATACTGTTCTGGTTTTTGGTTGGGGTATTGCAACCATATATACATAGCAAACAAAAAAGGGAAATAAGTATGAGGTTTTTCATGTTGAAGGTTGATTATCTACAAAAGGTACTGAATTGCAGGCAATCAATCAAACCTCACGTCTGTATACAGGTAACATTTTCAACTTTTTGACGTTATTTAGATAGCATAACATGGTAATAATACCTACTAAATTACCACCTATGAAGAAGTTATTTTTTATTGGAATACTACTTTACGCGATAATCTGTATGAGCAGTTGTGATTATGATGATAGTAATGATTTGGATGTAATTACACCCAATGATAGTATTGAAGCCAAGATGATACTGGAAGACTATTGACCTTACGCCCTACTTCTATGACGTTCTCTCGCCAATAAAGTATTCTTAAGTAACATGGCAATGGTCATTGGACCAACACCTCCTGGAACTGGCGTAATAAAAGAGGCTTTTTTGCTTACATTTTCAAAATCTACATCACCGGTAATATAGTATCCTCTTTCTCGAGTTTCATCTGGTACACGGGTAATACCCACATCAATAATAACGGCATCGTCCTTGACCATTTCAGCCTTTAAAAATTTAGGCACACCCAATGCCGATATGATAATATCTGCCTGAGAAGTAATTTGCGTGATATTCTTGGTACGGCTATGGGTTAAGGTGACAGTTGAGTTGCCTGGGAATCCTTTACGGCCCATAAGAATACTCATAGGTCTACCAACAATATGGCTTCTACCGATAACTACGGTATGCTTCCCCTGGGTTTCTACCCCGTATCTTTCAATAAGTTCCAAAATTCCAAATGGGGTCGCTGGTATGAATGTACTCATGTCCAACGCCATTTTGCCAAAATTCGTAGGATGAAAACCATCAACATCTTTATCAGGATCAACGGCCATAAGTACTTTTTGCGTATCAATCTGGTCAGGTAATGGCAATTGTACTATAAACCCATCAATATCATCATTTTGGTTCAACTCTTCAATTTTATTAAGTAACTCTACCTCCGAAGTGGTGTTAGGCATTTGAACCAAGGTAGATTCAAATCCAACACGCTCACAAGAACGAACTTTGCTACCTACGTAGGTAAGGCTAGCGCCATCATTACCCACAATAATTGCAGCCAAATGAGGAACTTTTTCCCCGTTTTCCTTCATCTTGGTCACTTCTAAAGCAATTTCCTCTTTTATTTCGTTGGAAACCTTTTTCCCGTCTAGAATTGTCATGTGTCTAATGATTTATTATGGTTGTTGCTTTACTTAAAAAATTATGGTCGCATACCTTTCATGCCACCCATCATTTGCATCATCTTTTTACCGCCACCGCCTTGCATCATTTTCATCATTTTACCCATTTGGTCAAATTGTTTTAGAAGCTGATTTACCTCTGGAACATCACGACCACTGCCTTTTGCAATTCGTTTTTTACGACTAGCGTTCAATTTAGAAGGGTTTGAGCGCTCATCAGGTGTCATAGAATGAATGATGGCCTCAATATGTTTGAAAGCGTCATCATCTATGTCAAGTCCTTTTAAAGCTTTACCCGCTCCTGGAATCATGCCCATAAGATCCTTGATGTTACCCATCTTTTTAATTTGTTGGATCTGGTTCAAGAAATCATCAAAACCAAATTTATTCTTGGCGATTTTCTTTTGGATTTTGCGGGCTTCCTCTTCATCAAACTGCTCTTGGGCCCTTTCAACAAGAGATATAACATCTCCCATTCCTAAAATACGTTCAGCCATTCTTGATGGATGGAACACATCAATGGCCTCCATCTTCTCACCAGTACCAATGAATTTAATCGGCTTATCTACAACTGATTTAATTGAAATAGCAGCACCACCACGTGTATCACCATCTAATTTGGTTAATATAACCCCATCAAAATTCAAGACGTCATTAAAGGCTTTAGCAGTATTCACTGCGTCCTGCCCTGTCATGGAATCGACAACAAACAACGTTTCCTGTGGTTTAACCGCACCATGAATGTTCGATATTTCGGTCATCATCTTTTCATCCACAGCAAGTCGACCAGCGGTATCTATAATTACCACATTATGCCCATTTGCCTTTGCATGTGCCACACCTGCTTGCGCCAACGAAACAGGATCGTTATTTTCCCTGTCGGAATAAACCTCAATACCTATTTGGTCACCAACAACGTGTAACTGATCAATCGCAGCTGGGCGATAAACATCACAGGCAACCAATAATGGTTTCTTTGATTTTTTTGTCTTAAGAAAATTGGCCAATTTACCTGAGAACGTGGTTTTACCAGAACCCTGTAAACCAGACATCAGAATCACTGAAGGAGTGCCTGAAAGGTCAATACCTTCGGTTTCACCTCCCATTAGCTGGGTTAGTTCATCTTTTACAATTTTGACCATTAATTGGCCTGGTTGTAAAGAAGTCAATACATTATGGCCCAAAGCTTTCTCTTTTACCCTATTGGTAAATTCTTTGGCTATCTTAAAGTTAACATCAGCATCCAATAAAGCCCTACGGACTTCTTTGGTCGTTTCAGCAACATTTATTTCGGTAATCTGCCCATGTCCTTTTAGGACGTGCAGTGCTTTATCTAGCTTTTCGCTTAAATTATCAAACATATTCTTGCATTGTTAGCGGAGGTTTGCAAAGTAAAGAAATATAGTGTCCATAGGCAAGTGAGTGTTAATAAGAATCGTTGATTGTTGAGTTTTGTTAAACCTATAAACTTTTTCTTCATTTTAATAAAAACAAAAAAGCACCCATTTAAAATGAATGCTTTTTCAAGGGTTGTGGGGCAAAAAAGGGTTATATTTTTTCGAAAGTCAAATAATCAGTGCTACTATCCTCTGTGCTTACATCGATAAGTTCAATTTTTGAACTTGAGTATTTCTTTATTTCCCAATCATCTGCAAGCTCCTCAAAAATATCTGGGGTTGTAAAGAATATATTGAAATCCAACTCGTCATTATCTGTAGATTTCAAAGACCAAGCACCAGATACCGAAGTACTCCCATCTGTAGCTCCTAAAGTACCATCATTGTTGAATGTGAAATTGAAGCCTTCATAATTGATGGTTTCATTAGAGCCAGCATCTGAATAATCAGTTATTTTCCAATCACCAGATTCAACTGCCGTCTTAATTTTAGACATATCAGCCGATGTAATCTCTTGTTCAACTTCTGTTTCATCCTTATCACATGAAATTATTAATCCCATGCTCAGTATGGCAAATGCCATAAACATTATTCTTTTTTTCATAGGTTAGAATTTAGGGGTATTAAAAAAGACCCCCAACACAAATTGCATTGGGAATCAATATATTATATCTTCTCAAAAATCAAATGGTCATAGCCGCCATAGCGATTTTCGTGCTTTAATTCTATTCGATTTTCTTCAACCTCTAGAATTTTATAGTCATTGCTAAGAGGTTGGAAATTACTTCCAGGCTCGAACCTAATTATCATTTCCAATTTTTCATCACTATTTCTATACACATACCATTTGCCAGTACTAATCTCTTGCATGTCCTGATCTAGAACGGTAATCGCACCATCTGTACTGAACTTATAAATGAAACCACCATAAGCTTCAACCATTGGATCCTCATTTTGATTGAACAAAGCTAATTCCCATTCGGTTTCATTGAACAACCCTCTAATCCAAGTTACATCTTCGTCGTTATCGTCATTATCACAATTTCTTTCAAGAACCAACTCATAATCTGTTCCGGGTATTGAGAATTTTAGTCTATCATCTCTTAAGTCAGACAATGGCCATTCAAAACTAACACCAGGCTCTTCTCCCATAGTTATTGCCATTACCAAACGTCCTTGCTCATTTGTGGTTATCTCCCAAGTACCTTGAGATACAATATCTCCACTACTCAATGTAACAACACCTTCTGGTTCGAAATTGAATTCAAATCCTAACAACCTTTTGATTTCCTGACCTTCGTTGAACACTCTCTTTATTATCCAACTACATTCAGTTAACACTTCTCTCAGTGTGTTTGGATCATCATTAATAATATCACAACCTCTGTGCATTATAATACGGTTTCCGTCATCACCATAAATCTTGATTCTACCTTCACCCAATTCATAAACAAACCATTCTAAAGTAAAATCAACCAAGTCATCAAACTCCATCTTCAACATTACTTTATGCTCTGCTACTCTAGTAGACCATGTTCCATTCAATTCATTACCCTCGCGGTCAACAACCTTAACTGCACCATCTTCGGTGAAATTCATCACGTAATCAATATATTGGTCTGTCTGTAATTGATTATCTCTTTTAACCTCATGAATTAACCACGGGCACTCAACCAAATACTCTTCTAATCTTTCTTGGGT contains:
- a CDS encoding winged helix-turn-helix transcriptional regulator — translated: METITENQKVKVAKKIKKMFGHLDPKFEEYCPIRDVMALASDKWSILIILYLGYFPVIRFNKLKKYVYGISSKVLSERLKNLEADGYIFRKMYPEVPVRVEYGLTDFGHSYLQKLIELTEWVNDYSDVIMRNRKNYKQSI
- a CDS encoding helicase HerA-like domain-containing protein is translated as MSSKEEFFAHIEKGYTTKGDFITMGAAMLDGEAVSNALVKVPLKTLNRHGLIAGATGTGKTKTLQIIAENLSDKGIPVLLMDLKGDLSGIAEPSPGHPKIDERHEKIGIPFEPKNFPVEILSLSEQDGVKLRATVSEFGPVLLSRILDLTETQEGIVAVVFKYCDDNKLPLLDLKDFKKVLQYATGTGKKEFTKDYGRISTSSTGTILRKIIEMEQQGADLFFGEKSFEVDDLTRIDENGRGYINIIRLTDIQDRPKLFSTFMLSLLAEIYSTFPEQGDSDKPELILFIDEAHLIFKEASRALLDQIESIVKLIRSKGIGLYFVTQNPTDVPNEVLAQLGLKVQHALRAFTARDRKAIKLTAENYPLSDYYDTKEVLTSLGIGEALISALDEKGRPTPLAATLLRAPMSRMDVLTDSELRSVIKSSNLVGKYNKVIDRESAYEILNEKIEKAEKEAEKERNKPKSRKRTSSRRSTRQNPVIKVLTSATFIRGVLGVLKKVMR
- a CDS encoding DUF2306 domain-containing protein, producing the protein MKNKSNKVSWLVFVVLAVAVGLYPLIYFFIDRQFGLLGSKSPELLANTLWNIGFYGHILLGGLALFIGWAQFSKKLRKVNLKMHRNVGKLYIISVLISGICGVYIAFYATGGIIASLGFICLGLLWLFTTIKAYTAVRNKDITLHKGFMIYSYAACFAAVTLRIWLPILNIIFEDFAIAYRIVAWLCWVPNMIFAFFWVRKRGFAIG
- a CDS encoding aldo/keto reductase, with protein sequence MIYRRFGRTDWQVSEIGYGMWGMGGWKESDDVQSAKSLDLAVENGVNFFDTAWGYGEGHSEKLLGQLVRRHVNKKLYTASKIPPKNFKWPAKPEYKFEDSYPIGHIIEYTDKTLQNLGLEQIDLMQLHTWDDVWTEREEWQRAIEELKEAGKIASMGISMNRWEPENGIEALKTGMLDAVQVIYNIFDQAPEDKLFPLCNEMDIAVIGRVPFDEGTLTGNITKETTFPEGDWRGTYFVPENLNSSVEKADALRPLIPEGMTMAEMALRFITMNKAVSTMIPGMRKERNVLANTAISDGKGISEALFEKLRGHRWDRVPTVWSQ
- a CDS encoding 7-carboxy-7-deazaguanine synthase QueE, whose product is MANEEVLALVDKGLMLPLMEEFYTIQGEGYHKGTAAYFVRVGGCDVGCHWCDVKESWDAETHPPTDIKSIVVNAAVYSDTIVVTGGEPLTWDMGPLTQALKSKNINTHIETSGAYKLTGDWDWICLSPKKNKLPSGLIYEKAHELKVIVYNKHDLIFAEEQAAQVGKNCILYLQPEWSVRDKVVPMIVEYVMKNPKWKVSLQTHKYLNIP
- a CDS encoding VOC family protein, with translation MPEVSPFHIAIPVHNLSECRKFYGEILGCEEGRSSDHWVDFNLFGHQLVIHYKPKTNEELHTNPVDGKNVPVPHYGVVLPWDTFQTFSTELKSKGINFVIEPYIRFEGQVGEQATMFFLDPAGNALEFKAFKDMGQLFAK
- a CDS encoding alpha/beta hydrolase, which gives rise to MRKLLFTLTFIFGFLISCLAQTGKVYDNLSMTSKILDGERKYAVYLPPDYETSERSYPVMYLLHGATDDHTGWVQFGEVLRITDNAIKDGTATPMIIVMPDADTGRMGYFNVGDWKYEDFFFEEFMPHVEKKYRIKSEKKYRAVAGLSMGGGGSFMYALRHPELFSSACPLSAYVGPLTKENMKRQGERRGEKYTDAEIKSYMKNYDALNLVESVAVEKIKSVRWYIDCGDDDFLFEGNSLVHIAMKKKDIPHEYRVRNGAHSWTYWRESLPKVLEFVSQAFHQY
- a CDS encoding alpha/beta fold hydrolase is translated as MKRTLNKLVPLAFGAFFNLIALFSRKQAAKKAFNLFCTPRKGKVRPEQQEFLEQAKSQRIKVKDLELQAYEWKGSNETVLLLHGWESNAFRWRNLISYLNNEDYNIVAFDAPAHGNSTGTILNVPLYTECTEAIVDYYKPQIVIGHSVGGMNTLYHHEKYPNDQIKKIVTIGSPSKLQDIMEHYQQLLKFNDSVFSALDDYFKDYFGFRIHEFSTSTFTGHLSKRGLVIHDEEDSIAPFKASESVHANWENSTFYKTKGLGHSMHQGNVNLEIMRFLKS